From Terriglobales bacterium:
AGGGGGTGCCCCACTCTCCGTGGTGTTCGGAGGGTGGGCAGCGAGGATGTGAGGAGCGTTGGGTTAAAGGTCGATTTGTATAATGCTGGACCATGCCCAGGGGATTGATACGCATACACGGCGGCGGGATTTTGCATTTCATTACTACGAGCTGCTATCGGCGCGAGGCGCTCTTGGGGAGTGGTCCGAGCGCGTGATGTATTTCTCGAGATCTTTGAGCAGGTTCGCAAGGGCTATGGTTTCGAGGTCATTGGATTCGTGGTTATGCCTGAGCACATCCATATCCTGATCAGCGAGCCAAAGCGAAAGACAATTCCCATTGTGATGCAGGTTCTGAAGCAGAGAGTGGGACTGCGACTGCTTCCTAAGCGCCGGCCTCGTGCTCAGCGTGAGTTCTGGGAGACCATCCGCCGACACTTTTGGCAGCCACGCTCTTATGACTTCAACGTGTACTCGGATCGGAAAGTGACCGAGAAGTTGCGTTACATGCATCGAAACCCGGTGCGGCGAGGATTGGTTTCTTCGCCTGAGCTGTGGAGGTGGAGCAGCTATCGGGCGTTTGCTTTCGGTGAGCAAGGAGTGGTGAAACTGAACTGGCAGCCGGAGCGCAAGAAGCGAAACGCAAATCCAAATCGGGAAAGGGGCGTCCCCGACATCCTCGCAGCCCACCCTTCGAAAACCGCGAAGGATGGGGCACCCACATTCTCGACCCATCAGCGAAAACCGAAATGAAACATGGGGCACCCGGCCTGAGTCCGTTGCTCGCCACCCGTCTCAGAAACGGGAAAGATGATGAGCCGTCCCTAGCCACCCATCCTCGCTGATACTCCGGGCCTTTAGTTCACCCCGTTCTTCGGATCCCACGAGCCTTGTTCTTTGCGGACGTAGATGATCTGACCGATGTGGTAGGCGTTGTGAGTGCTGATGTGGGTAAGCGTCTGGGCAGACTCCTTCAGTTTTGCTTCGTCTGCGGTTTCGACCCACTTCTCAAGGTCGGTGAGAACCTGATCTAGCTGTTGTACGGTTTCATTCCAGGACTTGCTGTCGAACTTGTTGAAAGTCTCGTCGTTGTTGCCGCTGAATTTTTCTGGCGTCTCGCCTTTGAGTTTGGCGAGGCTTTGCCGATTCCAGAACACCAGGTGATGGGCAAGCTGGCCAACCGAGTGATTTCCTTTGCCGTCGGTCCAACTGGCCTGCTCAGCAGTCAGTCCCTTTACTGCGGTGTTTGCCGGGACGAACCATTCCGCCTTGTTGTGTGTCGAGCGCAGCTCGGACAGTAGTAGGTCGCGAAGAGTCGTGGGTTTCTTCTCTTGCGCATAAACGGCAACAGCCAACAGCAGAAACAACGGCAAGCGTTTTGTCATTCGAAAGATTCCTCCGCGGTGTTAGACGTATCCGGCAGCCGAAGGGTATTCAGAAATCCCGTCAGGGAGGCTGGGTCGAAGCGAAGCCGAAAGAGGAAGCCTTCCGAGCCAAAACTCGTGTTCAGCAGTTACGCTGGTAATCCGAGAGCCGTGGGGCAGAATTTACTTTGCTGGCAGTCGCTGGCAAAGTGCGCTCATGCCAGTCACAGTCAATCCTTCTACTCCTCCGCAAACAAGAACGGCGGGTTCCTCGAGCCGATCGGCTGGATTCATGCCGGATATCGAACTACGCCTGAGCGGGTTGTATGCGTGGATTGTCATTGTGTCTGGTCTGGTGTTCTTCTTCCTCAGTTTGCTGTTTATGGCACCGCAATCGAAGGGTCGCAATGTTGGGCTTGGGGTCTTCCTCTGTTTGCTGTCGATCGGCGCGGTGATCGGCGGTAATTATTGGCGACACCATATGCCCGTGATGGTACGGATGAGTCGGAGCCATCTTTCTCTGCCGGGCATGTGGCCACGGAGGCTGGTTATTGGTTGGAGTGAAATCGAGGCGATCGATAAGAAGACTGTGAGTGTGCTGCGCCACGGTGTGCGGCAAAGTTCTGAGTTCGTGTGTATCAAGCTGCGAAAGACTCCTGCCGCCACTGATCCGCTCAGCCAGGCTTGGCCAGCGTATAAGCGCTTGAATGAAGCGCTGGTAAAAGGCGTAAAAACGCTGGTGGGCGGTTACGACGTATTTATCAATCCGGCGCAGGACTTTATGCGCGATACGGATTGGTTCATCGCCGAGTGCAGAAAGCGCATGCCTGCCAATTCTGCCCAATCGTCCTGACGCGATGTGCCAGCCTTGCTGCACACCCCCGGTTGGCGGCCTCCTTTCGTAATTTGCCTGCTCTTGGCAAACCGGGTGACTATCCGCAGACGGGCACTCCTTTTTAGGTTCGTCATTATCAGGCACTGATACCAGGCTCCTCCCCCGAAAATCGGTCCAATTGGCATTCCGGTCAATGTTGCGAGCGTCCGCCGGATCGCCGTTACCTAGGTAATCACTTTCGTCCCGGAACCCCCCCGCAACAGGCGGGGTCGTTCGGGGGTTGTCACCAGTGCAGGGCAAAAAAAAGTCCAGAGGCAGTGATTGGACTGGAAATTGGAAGGGAGCTTGGGGCACATGCAAACTTTCCGCAGATTCGCATTTGGAACCATCGCAGCATGGTTGTTCACCGCCTCGTGTGCGGTGATGGCGTTCGCCGACGATCCGCCGTCGCGCGTTGCCCGCCTGAAATACATCAGCGGCGA
This genomic window contains:
- a CDS encoding transposase, whose amino-acid sequence is MVRARDVFLEIFEQVRKGYGFEVIGFVVMPEHIHILISEPKRKTIPIVMQVLKQRVGLRLLPKRRPRAQREFWETIRRHFWQPRSYDFNVYSDRKVTEKLRYMHRNPVRRGLVSSPELWRWSSYRAFAFGEQGVVKLNWQPERKKRNANPNRERGVPDILAAHPSKTAKDGAPTFSTHQRKPK
- a CDS encoding DinB family protein, which gives rise to MTKRLPLFLLLAVAVYAQEKKPTTLRDLLLSELRSTHNKAEWFVPANTAVKGLTAEQASWTDGKGNHSVGQLAHHLVFWNRQSLAKLKGETPEKFSGNNDETFNKFDSKSWNETVQQLDQVLTDLEKWVETADEAKLKESAQTLTHISTHNAYHIGQIIYVRKEQGSWDPKNGVN